The following are encoded in a window of Fusarium oxysporum f. sp. lycopersici 4287 chromosome 5, whole genome shotgun sequence genomic DNA:
- a CDS encoding 3-dehydroquinate synthase yields MSDMSATVEPTTKGFAVCGYEKIEYDFEFLDGVFKTANPQLYQLYSPWGRCLAVMDLNIFNLYGNEMQRYFDHYGIPLTIHKTMIGEKAKSMDTLLSIVDSMTDFGIYRKEPVLVVGGGLVTDVAGFACAAYRRNTNYIRIPTTVIGLIDASVSIKVAVNYGRYKNRLGAYHAPSHTFLDFTFLRSLPVAQIRNGFAELIKISTCAHKDTYDLLEKYCEQLINTGFGRSDDASPEIKEVADKICRAGIHEMLKLETPNLHEIMLDRVIAYGHTWSPLHELVPETPLRHGHAISIDMAYSATLAHIRGLLSSEEHTRLLNLFSRAGLSMDHPQFDAPLLEKATAAILKTRDGKLRAAVPVNPMGDCVFLNDVSHDEMVAALEEHKKIMKSYPRQGAGLEAFVDSSDTGYTMNGAPVENGNGQNIPLNGVENAKLHASGPEGVDGLQQDSSSDDDYVVSSSKTNGHQDKGILSDLKEKANGLQTQIAKAVTVESQ; encoded by the exons ATGTCTGATATGAGTGCTACCGTCGAGCCCACCACCAAGGGTTTCGCTGTCTGTGGCTACGAGAAGATCGAGTATGACTTTGAGTTTCTCGATGGTGTTTTCAAGACTGCCAATCCTCAGCTATACCAGCTCTACTCTCCCTGGGGACGATGTCTGGCTGTGATGGACCTCAACATCTTTAACCTCTATGGGAATGAGATGCAGAGGTACTTTGATCATTATGGTATTCCTCTTACTATTCATAAGACGATGATCGGTGAGAAGGCGAAGAGCATGGATACGTTGTTGTCGATTGTTGATTCTATGACCGATTTTGGTATTTACCGAAAGGAGCCTGTACTTGTTGTTGGCGGCGGTCTCGTCACTGATGTTGCTGG CTTCGCTTGTGCTGCGTATCGCCGCAACACGAACTACATCCGCATCCCCACCACAGTCATCGGTCTCATCGATGCCTCAGTTTCCATCAAAGTCGCCGTCAACTACGGCCGCTACAAGAACCGTCTCGGCGCCTATCACGCCCCATCCCACACATTCCTTGACTTCACCTTCCTCCGCAGTCTCCCCGTAGCACAGATCCGCAACGGTTTCGCAGAGCTGATCAAGATCTCTACTTGTGCTCACAAGGATACTTatgatcttcttgagaagtaCTGCGAGCAGCTTATCAACACTGGTTTTGGACGATCTGATGATGCTTCTCCTGAGATTAAGGAGGTTGCTGATAAGATCTGCCGTGCTGGCATCCatgagatgctgaagctTGAGACACCGAACTTGCATGAGATTATGCTTGATCGTGTTATTGCTTATGGTCATACTTGGTCACCTCTTCATGAGCTTGTTCCTGAGACCCCTCTTCGTCACGGCCATGCTATCTCCATTGACATGGCGTACTCTGCTACCCTCGCTCACATCCGTGGTCTTCTCTCATCAGAGGAACATACTCGTCTCTTGAACCTCTTCTCCCGAGCTGGTCTCTCCATGGACCATCCCCAGTTTGATGCtcctcttcttgagaaggccaCCGCTGCTATCCTCAAGACTCGCGATGGCAAGCTTCGCGCTGCTGTTCCCGTCAACCCTATGGGTGACTGCGTCTTCTTGAACGACGTCAGCCACGACGAGATGGTTGCTGCTCTTGAGGAGCAtaagaagatcatgaagtCTTACCCTCGCCAGGGCGCTGGTCTTGAAGCTTTCGTTGACAGCAGCGACACTGGCTACACCATGAACGGTGCCCCCGTTGAGAATGGCAATGGTCAGAACATTCCCCTCAATGGCGTCGAGAACGCCAAGCTTCATGCCTCTGGTCCCGAGGGTGTCGATGGTCTGCAGCAAGACTCCAGCAGCGACGATGATTATGTCGTCAGCTCTTCCAAGACCAACGGTCACCAGGACAAGGGTATCCTAAGTGATCTAAAGGAGAAGGCGAATGGACTTCAGACCCAGATCGCCAAGGCTGTCACTGTTGAGAGCCAATAA